The Scomber japonicus isolate fScoJap1 chromosome 13, fScoJap1.pri, whole genome shotgun sequence genome includes a window with the following:
- the nrip1b gene encoding nuclear receptor-interacting protein 1 — protein sequence MTHGEEPGPETHKDSAVLTYLEGLLMHPVVAGPGATASGRSEAAHSNQEQADKVGGPFQLPSHGPTAPKAGTNGPTLGASQHLKKARLLRSGAWNDPGNQRMSSPPMELNGQGGGLQNGSLEGSPHAGESTLLASLLQSFSSRLQSVAMSQHSNKPPTECSSPSKAPSADKEPLPVYGTASSRLKGLMRKSKLQNHSNTPYSRRGHSQDRPPESPRSAHSATPPSAPATADSVSCAERLKAVANMVKIRSSPAPSPKPSVACSQLALLLSSEAHLQQYSREHALKAQLSGRSASERLAAMANQTHGLDKRPPSVGGNLPGAPDTLSSLTTQNGMTTTTTITTTLPRTPLSSPQSPSLLHGHSQSSPPTPPHAPSHTHIQPPREKRGFDSRPTRPPQTCSSLLLLLLNNHNNQKQLTKNGHLEDSCGLMPQSGSSSVTSDSECSTQERSLTKDSSDAESSYSSCSPIDLSMRNRANTQDTGPKPTTPSSSFSSASFSSPPLSSSTTVFSSTAIAFSPQASAPPSTTAFSPSSTVVSSVSTAISSSSSSSSISTSSLDKLTESLINKWKPEPSGSKVSKNKEPEMSPDLKSHSKVTLMQLLLERRNNEMANKNIGNQESPLDITMATMSQGQPKGLVPWEETRTKSPIDRPVAAQPLYPVNHDPSGALSPYSYPSPHVQSSPLDLCKSKAFPAEKATESAFSASKLLQNLAQCGTASSSPPIPPTKGLGPELDTSRPLALLERLNAPVHRTTTTPLSDGPSGSGTPFSRKEASPPSSQIENLLERRTVLQLLLGTGSTAATASHKDRSSGSGRRSVEVAGGCYEKSPGASIICDSSNGPALDVKVKTELMEEVGPSSVASKDFSGRKRPSSYEKSSPLSDSQQDLKTEPRPTEVIAKYGLLSQLLKQQTATYYTSSVVQSGSQPRQVKEEQREYPSPSPKKRRLCSDRTDNMNNTSSPRALDSRDTNIFSSSAVQEEPEHQSLKEEEAPPRSPPSETLTRESRGFNVLKQLLLSDNCLKELSQQPRGAHSPSVLQANGKANGSILSQPAHNHSFLHLPSWHPHGSLNSGLPSNLRPLPTPPASNSPIGTHWGRHPAPWPVAQKRDPPTLVKQEPESPVRWSSQENEEEEGCDSNPDSPRLSRSNPILYYMLQKGSIQLRKEVRDQAEGTQSVVRVKEEPISDMHAYEHSLSSTPQSPPHNDKHSHESQGLSQSSD from the coding sequence ATGACTCATGGGGAGGAGCCTGGCCCTGAGACACACAAGGATTCAGCTGTTCTAACTTATCTGGAAGGTTTACTGATGCATCCAGTGGTGGCCGGGCCTGGGGCCACGGCAAGCGGGAGGTCTGAGGCTGCCCACAGCAACCAAGAGCAGGCTGACAAGGTGGGCGGGCCCTTCCAACTGCCCAGTCATGGCCCCACAGCTCCCAAGGCTGGAACCAATGGGCCCACTCTAGGTGCTTCGCAGCACCTAAAGAAGGCCCGCCTGCTGCGCTCTGGGGCCTGGAATGATCCAGGGAACCAGCGGATGAGTTCACCCCCAATGGAGCTGAATGGCCAAGGAGGGGGTCTGCAAAACGGGTCCCTGGAAGGATCTCCTCATGCCGGGGAGAGCACCCTGTTGGCTTCCCTGCTTCAGTCATTCAGCTCGCGCCTTCAGAGTGTGGCGATGTCTCAGCACTCTAATAAGCCCCCAACTGAGTGTTCCTCTCCATCCAAGGCGCCATCCGCAGACAAAGAGCCGCTTCCTGTGTACGGGACAGCCTCGAGCCGCTTGAAGGGCCTGATGAGGAAGAGCAAGCTTCAGAATCACAGCAACACGCCCTACAGTCGACGGGGACACAGTCAGGACAGACCCCCAGAATCGCCTCGGTCAGCACACAGTGCCACGCCGCCCTCCGCTCCTGCGACTGCTGACTCAGTTTCCTGCGCAGAGCGTCTGAAGGCAGTGGCCAACATGGTGAAAATCCGTTCTAGTCCAGCACCTTCACCCAAGCCCAGCGTGGCCTGCAGTCAACTGGCCTTGCTGCTGTCCAGCGAAGCCCACCTTCAGCAGTACTCCAGAGAGCACGCGCTCAAAGCCCAGCTCTCAGGAAGATCTGCCAGCGAAAGACTAGCCGCCATGGCCAACCAGACACACGGCCTGGACAAAAGGCCGCCTAGCGTGGGAGGGAATCTGCCCGGAGCCCCAGACACACTAAGCTCCTTAACAACCCAAAACGGAATGACGACGACAACCACGATAACGACGACACTCCCTCGAACACCCCTGTCTAGTCCGCAGAGCCCCTCTTTGCTGCATGGCCACAGCCAAAGCTCCCCACCCACTCCCCCACATGCTCCAAGCCACACTCACATCCAACCGCCAAGGGAGAAGCGAGGCTTTGACTCACGCCCGACTCGCCCGCCCCAGACGTGCAGtagcttgctgctgctgctactcaacaaccacaacaaccaGAAGCAGCTGACCAAGAACGGGCACCTGGAGGACAGCTGCGGTTTAATGCCACAGAGCGGTTCGTCTTCCGTCACATCAGACAGCGAGTGCTCCAcccaggagaggagcctgaccAAGGACAGCAGCGACGCAGAGAGCTCCTACTCGAGTTGCTCTCCCATCGACCTCTCCATGAGAAACAGGGCCAACACACAAGACACAGGGCCCAAACCTACAaccccttcttcctctttctcctctgcctccttctcctcccctcccctctcttcttccacaACAGTCTTTTCCTCCACCGCAATTGCGTTCTCTCCTCAAGCTTCTGCTCCACCCTCCACTACAGCCTTTTCACCATCCTCTACGgttgtctcctctgtctccactGCTATTTCTtcatcgtcctcctcctcctctatctctACCTCCTCCCTGGACAAACTAACAGAATCTTTAATAAACAAGTGGAAGCCAGAGCCATCAGGATCAAAGGTGTCCAAGAACAAAGAGCCTGAAATGAGTCCAGACCTCAAATCCCACTCTAAAGTCACACTTATGCAGCTTCTTCTGGAGCGCAGAAATAATGAGATGGCTAATAAAAACATAGGTAACCAAGAATCACCACTTGATATAACTATGGCCACCATGTCTCAAGGCCAACCAAAAGGACTAGTGCCCTGGGAAGAGACCAGGACAAAAAGCCCCATAGATAGACCAGTAGCAGCTCAGCCCCTCTACCCAGTTAACCATGACCCTAGTGGTGCACTGTCCCCATACTCCTACCCCTCCCCTCATGTCCAGTCCAGCCCTTTGGATTTGTGTAAGTCTAAAGCCTTCCCTGCTGAGAAGGCTACAGAGTCTGCCTTCAGTGCCAGTAAACTGTTACAGAATCTGGCTCAGTGTGGCACAGCTTCTTCCTCCCCGCCCATCCCCCCCACCAAAGGACTGGGCCCGGAGCTCGACACCAGCAGGCCTCTTGCCCTGTTGGAAAGGCTCAACGCTCCGGTCCACAGGACCACCACCACTCCACTTTCCGACGGGCCCTCAGGCAGCGGCACGCCTTTCAGTCGGAAGGAagcttctcctccttcctcacaGATTGAAAACCTTCTAGAGAGGCGCACCGTTCTTCAGCTCCTTCTAGGAACGGGCTCGACCGCTGCTACTGCGAGCCACAAAGATAGGTCCAGTGGGAGTGGCAGGAGGAGTGTGGAGGTGGCAGGGGGGTGCTATGAAAAGAGCCCTGGCGCCTCCATCATCTGTGACAGCTCCAATGGACCTGCTTTGGATGTAAAGGTCAAAACGGAGCTCATGGAGGAGGTGGGGCCGTCCTCAGTGGCGTCTAAGGACTTTAGTGGCAGAAAAAGACCGAGCAGCTATGAGAAGAGTAGCCCCCTCTCAGATTCTCAGCAAGACTTAAAAACAGAACCACGGCCTACAGAGGTCATAGCAAAATATGGCCTTCTAAGCCAGCTGCTTAAACAACAGACTGCTACATACTATACCAGCTCTGTTGTTCAGTCTGGGTCACAGCCCAGACAGGTgaaagaggaacagagagaataTCCAAGCCCCAGTCCTAAGAAGAGACGCCTCTGTTCTGATCGGACTGATAATATGAATAATACCAGCTCTCCAAGAGCATTGGACAGTAGGgacacaaacattttttcttcttctgctgttcaGGAAGAGCCTGAGCATCAGAGTctgaaagaggaggaggctcCTCCCAGGAGCCCACCCAGTGAAACCCTCACCCGAGAGAGTCGGGGCTTCAATGTGCtcaaacagctgctgctctctgacaacTGCCTGAAGGAGTTGTCCCAGCAGCCCCGTGGGGCACACAGCCCTTCCGTCCTACAGGCCAATGGTAAAGCCAACGGCAGCATTCTCAGTCAGCCTGCCCATAATCACAGCTTCCTTCACCTGCCCAGCTGGCACCCTCATGGTTCCCTCAACTCAGGGCTTCCGAGTAATCTCAGACCATTGCCCACCCCCCCTGCGAGTAACAGCCCTATCGGCACCCACTGGGGCCGTCATCCAGCTCCGTGGCCAGTGGCCCAAAAACGAGACCCGCCTACTCTAGTCAAACAGGAGCCAGAGAGCCCTGTGCGATGGAGTAGTCAGGagaacgaggaggaggagggttgtgACTCAAACCCGGACTCTCCACGGCTGTCACGTTCCAACCCCATCCTTTATTACATGTTGCAGAAGGGCAGCATTCAGCTGAGGAAGGAGGTGAGGGATCAGGCAGAGGGAACCCAGTCTGTGGTCAGAGTAAAAGAAGAGCCAATCAGTGACATGCATGCCTATGAACACAGTCTGAGCTCCACACCGCAGTCACCCCCCCACAATGACAAGCACAGCCACGAGAGCCAAGGGCTGAGCCAATCATCTGATTAG